Proteins from one Paenibacillus sp. genomic window:
- a CDS encoding RluA family pseudouridine synthase, with protein AKRKGEWLELKLPETLAAVPLNGLMQLLPIPGKVAGRLISVNGVQRQGKLLRLKLFPEERPEFEPEWMELNVLYEDDYCLVVNKPDGMEVHPSVKGQRGTLAHKVAAYYDMTNQKCRVRHIHRLDKDTTGPVLYAKNELAHYVFDAAMREKRIERIYTALAEGVFKDAKGVIDAPIGQDRHHSTRRRVSETGESAVTRYEVIERFADHTLVRLRLETGRTHQIRVHLAHLGHPIAGDGLYGGHRPLMQRQALHGEQLVWHHPWTGDRMSVRAPLPDDFAAALRALRGRK; from the coding sequence GCCAAGCGCAAGGGCGAATGGCTCGAGCTGAAGCTGCCGGAGACGCTGGCGGCCGTGCCGCTGAACGGGCTCATGCAGCTGCTGCCGATTCCCGGCAAGGTCGCCGGGCGGCTCATCTCGGTGAACGGCGTGCAGCGGCAGGGCAAGCTGCTCCGGCTGAAGCTGTTCCCAGAAGAGCGCCCGGAGTTCGAGCCGGAATGGATGGAGCTCAACGTCTTGTACGAGGACGACTACTGCCTCGTCGTGAACAAGCCCGACGGCATGGAGGTCCATCCGAGCGTCAAGGGACAACGCGGCACGCTCGCGCATAAAGTCGCCGCGTATTACGACATGACGAACCAGAAGTGCCGGGTTCGCCATATTCACCGGCTCGACAAGGATACGACCGGCCCGGTGCTGTACGCGAAGAACGAGCTCGCGCACTACGTCTTCGACGCCGCGATGCGCGAGAAGCGCATCGAACGGATCTATACCGCCCTGGCCGAGGGCGTCTTCAAGGACGCGAAGGGCGTCATCGACGCGCCCATCGGACAAGACCGCCACCATTCCACGCGGCGTCGGGTCAGCGAGACCGGCGAATCGGCGGTCACGCGGTACGAGGTGATCGAGCGGTTCGCCGATCACACGCTCGTGCGGCTGCGGCTCGAGACCGGCCGCACGCATCAAATCCGGGTGCATCTCGCGCACCTCGGGCACCCGATCGCCGGCGACGGCTTGTACGGCGGCCATCGTCCGCTCATGCAGCGCCAGGCGCTGCACGGCGAGCAGCTCGTTTGGCACCACCCGTGGACCGGCGACCGGATGAGCGTCCGGGCGCCGCTGCCGGACGATTTCGCCGCGGCGCTGCGCGCCCTGCGCGGCCGCAAATAA
- a CDS encoding protein kinase domain-containing protein, protein MTAWFAAWRRLWNEWRRRRASARFTPGAVLNGRYEIVRPLGEGSYGLAYLCRDRQAGGTPCVVKHVRPLRGGGRAKAEAAHGIETAMLERLRHPAIPRLLEKFEQRGAYLFAMEYAPGRSLEQLLFEEDRVYKEEEALALLRRLLDIVRDVHEAGIVHRDIRIANVVADGDRLRLIDFGLARELRGRPADGTPDDVEPGDPPEKLLRRRIDVTSDFYALGHLLLFLLYSAYPEDDAAEERSWEEELTSLAPATKRLLRRLLMAEQPYGSAREAAEDVDAALRACAERRGD, encoded by the coding sequence GTGACGGCTTGGTTCGCCGCTTGGCGGCGCTTATGGAACGAATGGAGACGCCGGCGCGCGTCGGCTCGGTTCACCCCCGGCGCAGTGCTGAACGGCCGGTACGAAATCGTGCGGCCGCTCGGCGAAGGCAGCTACGGGCTCGCGTATTTGTGCCGCGACCGGCAAGCGGGCGGAACGCCGTGCGTCGTCAAGCACGTCCGGCCGCTCCGCGGCGGCGGCCGGGCGAAGGCCGAGGCGGCGCACGGCATCGAAACCGCGATGCTCGAGCGGCTCCGCCACCCGGCGATTCCCCGCCTGCTCGAGAAGTTCGAGCAGCGCGGCGCTTACTTGTTCGCGATGGAATACGCCCCGGGCCGGAGCCTGGAGCAACTGCTGTTCGAAGAGGATCGCGTCTATAAGGAGGAAGAGGCGCTCGCGCTGCTGCGGCGCCTGCTCGACATCGTGCGGGACGTGCACGAAGCGGGCATCGTGCATCGGGACATCCGCATCGCCAACGTCGTCGCGGACGGCGACCGGCTCCGCTTGATCGATTTCGGGCTCGCACGGGAGCTGCGCGGCCGGCCGGCGGACGGGACGCCGGACGACGTCGAGCCGGGCGATCCGCCGGAGAAGCTGTTGCGCCGGCGGATCGACGTGACGAGCGACTTTTACGCGCTCGGGCATTTGCTGCTTTTCTTGCTGTACAGCGCCTACCCGGAAGACGACGCGGCGGAGGAGCGCAGCTGGGAGGAAGAGCTAACGTCGCTCGCCCCGGCAACGAAAAGGCTGCTCCGCCGGTTGCTGATGGCGGAACAGCCTTATGGATCGGCTCGAGAGGCGGCCGAGGACGTCGATGCGGCGCTGCGCGCATGCGCCGAGCGGCGCGGCGATTAG
- a CDS encoding glutathione peroxidase — protein sequence MSVYDYSAVSIRGENVPLSRYEGNVLLIVNTASECGFTPQYKGLQELYEKYREQGLEVLGFPCNQFGGQEPGGEEQIASFCETNYGVTFPMFAKVDVNGDHAHPLFQYLKKEAPGVLGTQAIKWNFTKFLVDRKGEVVRRYASTDTPESLEADIRAALDA from the coding sequence ATGTCCGTTTACGACTACAGCGCCGTCTCGATTCGCGGCGAGAACGTGCCGCTGTCGCGGTACGAAGGGAACGTGCTGCTCATCGTCAACACCGCCAGCGAATGCGGGTTCACGCCGCAGTACAAAGGGCTTCAGGAGCTTTACGAGAAATACCGGGAGCAAGGCCTCGAGGTGCTCGGCTTCCCGTGCAACCAATTCGGCGGCCAAGAGCCCGGGGGCGAGGAGCAGATCGCGTCGTTCTGCGAAACGAATTACGGCGTAACGTTCCCGATGTTCGCGAAGGTCGACGTGAACGGCGACCACGCGCATCCGCTGTTCCAGTACCTGAAGAAGGAAGCGCCCGGCGTGCTCGGCACGCAAGCGATCAAATGGAACTTCACCAAATTCCTGGTCGATCGCAAAGGCGAAGTCGTGCGCCGGTACGCGTCTACGGACACGCCGGAAAGCTTGGAAGCGGACATCCGGGCGGCGTTGGACGCTTAA
- a CDS encoding exopolysaccharide biosynthesis protein, which translates to MKSFHTDVRVSELLSDIAADTPPEGLEINELLDRIGKEGMLAAVMMLTVPFLLPVSIPGTSTPFGVLIVLICLSMITGLPLRLPRRLGRIRVKQTHMRLIADKAAALLRRVDGWSKPRLFALTAAPPLRAAHAVGIIASSIGMMLPLPLPLSNAIPAYAIVFLSLGLLRRDGLLIALGYGLFAATCAYFFAVYALGAAGIRTLWGG; encoded by the coding sequence ATGAAATCGTTCCATACGGACGTTCGCGTATCCGAGCTGCTGAGCGACATCGCCGCCGATACGCCGCCGGAAGGGTTGGAAATCAACGAACTGCTGGACCGCATCGGGAAGGAAGGGATGCTGGCCGCGGTCATGATGCTGACCGTGCCGTTCCTGCTGCCCGTATCGATTCCGGGGACGAGCACGCCCTTCGGCGTGCTGATCGTCTTGATCTGCCTCAGCATGATCACGGGGCTGCCGCTGCGCCTTCCGCGAAGGCTCGGCCGCATTCGCGTCAAACAAACGCACATGCGCCTGATCGCGGACAAAGCCGCGGCGCTGCTGCGGCGCGTCGACGGGTGGTCGAAGCCGCGGCTGTTCGCCTTGACCGCCGCGCCGCCGCTGCGTGCGGCGCACGCCGTCGGCATCATCGCCAGCTCCATCGGCATGATGCTGCCGCTGCCGCTGCCGCTCTCCAATGCCATCCCGGCGTATGCGATCGTCTTCCTGTCGCTCGGGCTGCTGCGTCGGGACGGCTTGCTGATCGCCTTGGGCTACGGGCTGTTCGCCGCGACGTGCGCGTACTTCTTCGCGGTATACGCGCTCGGCGCCGCGGGAATAAGAACCTTGTGGGGCGGCTGA
- the sugE gene encoding quaternary ammonium compound efflux SMR transporter SugE, whose product MAWLYLAAAGVLEVVWALTLKASHGFTRLGPSLLTFAFMAASFYLLALATKTLPIGTAYAVWTGIGAVGAAIFGMLFLHEPVSAPRLFFLALIVAGLIGLKLTSG is encoded by the coding sequence TTGGCTTGGCTGTACCTCGCCGCCGCGGGCGTGCTCGAGGTCGTATGGGCGCTGACGTTGAAGGCTTCCCACGGCTTCACCCGCCTCGGTCCGTCGCTGCTCACGTTCGCGTTCATGGCGGCCAGCTTCTACTTGCTCGCGCTCGCGACCAAAACGCTGCCGATCGGCACCGCGTACGCCGTGTGGACCGGCATCGGCGCCGTAGGCGCCGCGATCTTCGGCATGCTGTTCCTGCACGAACCCGTCAGCGCGCCTCGGCTGTTCTTCTTGGCTTTGATCGTCGCCGGACTGATCGGGCTTAAGCTGACGTCGGGCTAA
- a CDS encoding glutamine--tRNA ligase/YqeY domain fusion protein: MAERVEESSNFIKTIIVEDLKAGRTKEIVTRFPPEPNGYLHIGHARSIVLNFGIADEFGGRTNLRFDDTNPLKEDTEYVEAIKEDVKWLGYDWDGLFFASDYFEEMYERAVLLIKKGLAFVDDSSADEIREMRGTLTEPGRESPYRNRSVEENLDLFARMRAGEFGNGEKVLRAKIDMASPNINLRDPVIYRIAHAHHHNTGDQWCIYPMYAYAHPLEDAIEGVTHSLCTLEFEDQRPFYDWVIRECEMPHVSRQYEFGRLNLTNAVMSKRKLKLLVDEKFVDGWDDPRMPTISGFRRRGFTPKSIRDFILATGISRSSGAVDARMLDHYIREDLKLTAPRTMAVLDPLKVVITNYPEGQVEMLEAENNPENPEMGVRHIPFSREIYIERDDFMENPPPKYHRLFPGNEVRLKHAYFIKCEEVVKDEAGNVVELRCTYDPETKSGSGFTGRKVKGTIHWVEATRAVPAEFRLYEPLILEDEADDAGDAAEPEAEGERLAGAAGADKSFLQRINPNSLAVMNGFVEPDMKDVAVHSKFQFFRHGYFNVDPKVSEPGRPVFNRIVSLKSSFEV; encoded by the coding sequence GTGGCAGAACGCGTCGAAGAATCCTCCAACTTCATCAAGACGATTATCGTCGAAGATCTGAAGGCGGGCCGAACGAAGGAAATCGTCACGAGGTTTCCGCCGGAGCCGAACGGGTATCTCCATATCGGCCACGCGCGGTCGATCGTGCTGAACTTCGGCATCGCCGACGAATTCGGCGGGCGCACGAACTTGAGGTTCGACGACACGAACCCGCTGAAGGAAGACACCGAGTACGTCGAGGCGATCAAGGAAGACGTGAAATGGCTCGGCTACGATTGGGACGGTCTGTTCTTCGCCTCCGACTACTTCGAGGAAATGTACGAACGGGCGGTGCTGCTGATCAAAAAAGGGCTCGCGTTCGTGGACGACAGTTCGGCGGACGAAATTCGGGAAATGCGGGGCACGCTTACCGAGCCGGGGCGCGAAAGCCCGTACCGGAACCGGTCGGTCGAGGAAAACCTCGATTTGTTCGCGCGCATGCGCGCCGGGGAATTCGGCAACGGCGAGAAGGTGCTGCGCGCCAAAATCGATATGGCTTCGCCGAATATCAACCTGCGCGACCCGGTCATTTATCGGATCGCTCACGCGCATCACCATAACACGGGCGACCAATGGTGCATTTACCCGATGTACGCCTACGCGCATCCGCTCGAAGACGCGATCGAAGGCGTCACGCACTCGCTCTGCACGCTCGAGTTCGAAGACCAGCGGCCGTTCTACGACTGGGTCATCCGCGAATGCGAAATGCCGCACGTGTCTCGGCAGTACGAATTCGGCCGGCTCAATTTGACGAACGCGGTCATGAGCAAGCGGAAACTGAAGCTGCTCGTCGACGAGAAATTCGTCGACGGGTGGGACGATCCGCGCATGCCGACGATTTCGGGCTTCCGCCGCCGCGGCTTCACGCCGAAGTCGATTCGCGACTTCATCCTGGCGACGGGCATCTCCCGCAGCAGCGGGGCGGTCGACGCGCGCATGCTCGATCATTACATCCGCGAAGACTTGAAGCTGACGGCGCCGCGCACGATGGCGGTGCTCGACCCGCTTAAGGTCGTCATCACGAACTACCCCGAAGGGCAGGTCGAGATGCTGGAGGCGGAGAACAATCCGGAAAACCCGGAGATGGGCGTTCGGCACATTCCGTTCTCGCGCGAAATTTACATCGAGCGCGACGACTTCATGGAAAATCCGCCGCCGAAATATCACCGGCTGTTCCCGGGCAACGAGGTGCGCCTGAAACACGCGTACTTCATCAAATGCGAAGAGGTCGTCAAGGACGAAGCGGGCAACGTCGTCGAGCTGCGCTGCACGTACGACCCTGAGACGAAGAGCGGCAGCGGCTTTACCGGCCGGAAGGTGAAAGGGACGATCCACTGGGTCGAGGCGACGCGCGCGGTGCCGGCGGAATTCCGCTTGTACGAGCCGCTGATTCTCGAGGACGAAGCCGACGACGCCGGGGACGCGGCGGAGCCGGAAGCGGAAGGGGAGCGGCTCGCCGGCGCGGCGGGCGCGGACAAGTCGTTCCTTCAGCGCATCAACCCGAATTCGCTTGCGGTCATGAACGGCTTCGTCGAGCCGGACATGAAGGACGTCGCCGTCCACAGCAAGTTCCAATTTTTCCGGCACGGCTACTTCAACGTCGATCCGAAGGTGTCCGAACCGGGGCGCCCGGTGTTCAACCGAATCGTATCGCTGAAGAGCTCGTTCGAAGTGTAA
- a CDS encoding ABC transporter permease: protein MLRSVRSELLKLRRSPLWAPALVSPALTTLVCLADAGEGRGDPWTGALGSAALLHGLLFLPLLAGVFAALVCRFEHAGGGWKQILAMPVRPGDVFLAKFGVVAGLLAFVQLLVFGGVLLAGLLRGFPAPAPWELLLRCAVGGWVASLPLAALQLGASAAWSGFAGPMAANVILTLPNMLIANSERYGPYYPWAQPALAMIPREALSFGAFNVPLDSLLLVVAGSFVLFFAGSFAYFVRKEV from the coding sequence ATGCTGAGAAGCGTACGGTCGGAACTGTTGAAGCTGCGCCGCTCCCCGCTCTGGGCGCCGGCGCTCGTCAGTCCGGCGCTCACGACGCTCGTTTGCCTCGCGGACGCGGGCGAAGGCAGAGGGGACCCGTGGACGGGGGCGCTGGGCAGCGCAGCGTTGCTGCACGGGCTTTTATTCCTTCCGCTGCTCGCGGGCGTATTCGCCGCGCTCGTGTGCCGCTTCGAGCACGCCGGCGGCGGATGGAAACAAATCCTCGCGATGCCGGTGCGCCCGGGCGACGTGTTCCTCGCGAAATTCGGCGTCGTCGCGGGGCTGCTCGCGTTCGTGCAGCTGCTCGTGTTCGGCGGGGTGCTGCTCGCCGGACTGCTGCGCGGATTCCCCGCGCCGGCCCCGTGGGAGCTGCTGCTCCGCTGCGCCGTCGGCGGCTGGGTCGCCAGCCTGCCGCTCGCCGCCCTGCAGCTCGGGGCGTCCGCCGCTTGGTCCGGCTTCGCCGGCCCGATGGCGGCGAACGTCATCCTGACGCTGCCGAACATGCTGATCGCCAATTCGGAACGGTACGGGCCGTATTACCCGTGGGCGCAGCCGGCGCTGGCCATGATCCCGCGGGAGGCGCTCAGCTTCGGGGCGTTCAACGTGCCTCTCGATTCGCTGCTGCTCGTCGTCGCCGGCTCGTTCGTTTTGTTTTTCGCGGGAAGCTTCGCGTATTTCGTCCGCAAGGAAGTGTGA
- a CDS encoding ABC transporter permease has product MSGWLRVLAAERLKLRRTFAVGLAALGPTGVIALQAVHFGIRYEYLMDLYASDLWGGLLWNVTWLAVPTLMVGIAIVASLAAGYEHATNAWKQTLALPVSRTAVYTAKLAVLVMLLTGSCALLAIGTVGLGWALGFGAAVPITDVLGASFVPLAAALPFAALQTWLSIALKHQAAPLTVGILGTVVSMFAPMLADWAPWTWPYAWFEGVPAATAAAAGAATGAALWAAGALHFKRKDVS; this is encoded by the coding sequence ATGAGCGGCTGGCTGCGGGTTTTGGCCGCCGAACGGCTGAAGCTGCGCCGCACGTTCGCCGTCGGGCTCGCCGCGCTTGGTCCGACCGGCGTGATCGCGCTGCAAGCGGTGCATTTCGGCATTCGTTACGAGTATTTGATGGACCTGTACGCATCCGACTTGTGGGGCGGGCTGCTGTGGAACGTCACGTGGCTCGCCGTGCCGACCTTGATGGTCGGCATCGCGATCGTCGCTTCGCTCGCGGCCGGGTACGAGCACGCGACGAACGCGTGGAAGCAGACGCTGGCGCTGCCGGTCTCCCGGACCGCGGTTTACACGGCGAAACTGGCCGTCCTGGTGATGCTCCTGACCGGCTCGTGCGCGCTGCTGGCGATCGGGACGGTCGGGTTGGGCTGGGCGCTGGGCTTCGGCGCCGCCGTACCCATCACGGACGTGCTTGGCGCGTCGTTCGTGCCGCTGGCGGCGGCGCTGCCCTTCGCCGCGCTGCAGACGTGGCTGTCCATCGCGCTCAAGCACCAAGCCGCCCCGCTCACCGTCGGCATTCTCGGCACGGTCGTCTCGATGTTCGCGCCGATGCTCGCCGACTGGGCGCCGTGGACCTGGCCGTACGCCTGGTTCGAGGGCGTTCCGGCGGCGACGGCGGCGGCGGCGGGGGCCGCAACGGGCGCGGCGCTGTGGGCGGCGGGTGCGCTTCACTTCAAGCGGAAGGACGTGTCGTGA
- a CDS encoding ATP-binding cassette domain-containing protein — translation MKEWIIETNALTKRIGKRTVVDGVGLRVPQGSIYGFLGPNGAGKTTTIRMLLGLARPTSGGVRLFGRDMQRERLAVLKRVGSLVEYPSYYGHLTAYENLEALRRLLGAPQSAIDEALRTVRLDREAHRPVKGFSLGMKQRLGIAAALLGSPELLVLDEPTNGLDPAGILEIRELIRRMPQERGITILISSHLLSEIEQTATEVGIIAGGRLIYQDAIEALRRRARIDIRLRVNDPAAAAELLQEDGIGAAPIERGVSFQPASDAAVAGAVRRLVEGGIDVYRVEEAKASLEELFLELTGGEASL, via the coding sequence ATGAAGGAATGGATTATCGAAACGAACGCGCTGACGAAACGAATCGGGAAACGCACGGTCGTGGACGGCGTCGGGCTGCGCGTCCCGCAAGGGTCGATTTACGGCTTCCTCGGCCCGAACGGGGCGGGCAAGACGACGACGATTCGCATGCTGCTCGGCCTGGCCCGGCCCACCTCCGGCGGGGTGAGGCTGTTCGGGCGGGACATGCAGCGGGAGCGCCTAGCCGTATTGAAACGGGTAGGGTCGTTAGTCGAATACCCGTCCTATTACGGACATCTGACCGCTTACGAAAATTTAGAGGCGCTCCGCCGCCTGCTGGGCGCGCCGCAATCGGCGATCGACGAAGCGCTGCGCACAGTGCGGCTGGACCGCGAAGCGCATCGCCCGGTGAAAGGCTTCTCTCTCGGCATGAAGCAGCGGCTCGGCATCGCCGCAGCGCTGCTTGGGAGCCCGGAACTGCTCGTGCTCGACGAGCCGACGAACGGCTTGGATCCGGCGGGCATTTTGGAAATCCGGGAGCTGATTCGCCGCATGCCGCAAGAGCGGGGCATCACGATCTTGATCTCCAGTCATTTGCTGTCGGAGATCGAGCAGACGGCGACGGAGGTCGGCATTATCGCCGGCGGCCGGCTCATCTATCAAGATGCGATCGAGGCGCTGCGCCGCCGGGCACGAATCGACATTCGGCTGCGCGTGAACGATCCCGCGGCGGCGGCGGAGCTGCTCCAGGAAGACGGAATCGGCGCGGCGCCGATCGAGCGGGGCGTCTCGTTCCAGCCGGCATCGGACGCCGCCGTCGCGGGAGCCGTGCGCCGGCTCGTCGAGGGCGGCATAGACGTCTACCGGGTCGAGGAAGCGAAGGCGTCGCTCGAAGAGTTGTTCCTCGAGCTGACCGGCGGGGAGGCGAGCTTATGA
- a CDS encoding HAMP domain-containing sensor histidine kinase, giving the protein MALAIVLLPVSFIVMTMLLYEPVRTYVPDGNGGRLTEADLERLWHEEASTLAGAPPGRVERRLAAWKESYPEASVVWVDASGRTRLQLPGETPFPDRWTLPETIRFMKEGYDSDPFTVVALLGEEGEGGFLAIQLPRSLFSKVKYGAAEYAAIVGVLLVLALFMALSAFFFFLVRRRLLRLRDAMTSPAEDGLPRPVAARRPDEIGLLEEAFNEMLAELKRSRAREREEESLRRRLIANLSHDLRTPLTAIRGHAHRLGQEADGAESRESAALIDRKIGQMDRLIDNLLSYTLLSAGKYPYRPQPTDVVRLARMSVAGWYPVFEREGFEVDVDLPDRPVLWEIDPAWLERVIDNVFQNVLRHASDGKYVGLRLRVESNDAAALSIEDRGPGMTGDSPGKGAGIGLSIAEMMLREMRLQWSVDTGPGGTTAIIRAAATV; this is encoded by the coding sequence ATGGCGCTGGCTATCGTGTTGCTCCCGGTTTCGTTCATTGTCATGACGATGCTGTTGTATGAGCCGGTTCGCACGTACGTACCCGACGGCAACGGGGGGAGGCTGACGGAGGCCGATTTGGAGCGGCTGTGGCACGAGGAGGCGTCCACGCTGGCGGGCGCGCCGCCGGGTCGCGTCGAGAGAAGGCTCGCCGCGTGGAAGGAGAGCTATCCCGAGGCGTCGGTCGTGTGGGTGGACGCCTCCGGGCGGACGCGGCTGCAGCTCCCGGGCGAAACGCCGTTCCCCGACCGGTGGACGCTGCCGGAGACGATCCGGTTCATGAAGGAGGGCTACGACAGCGATCCGTTCACGGTCGTGGCGCTGCTCGGCGAAGAAGGGGAAGGCGGCTTTCTGGCGATTCAACTGCCTCGAAGCCTGTTTTCGAAGGTGAAGTACGGAGCTGCGGAATACGCGGCGATCGTCGGGGTGCTCCTGGTCTTGGCGCTGTTCATGGCGCTGTCCGCCTTCTTCTTCTTTTTGGTGCGGCGGCGGCTGCTGCGGCTGCGGGACGCGATGACGTCGCCGGCGGAGGACGGGCTGCCCCGGCCCGTAGCGGCGAGGCGGCCGGACGAGATCGGTCTGCTGGAGGAGGCGTTCAACGAGATGCTGGCCGAGCTGAAGCGGAGCCGAGCGCGCGAACGGGAAGAGGAGTCGCTGCGGCGGCGGCTGATCGCGAATTTGTCGCATGATTTGCGCACGCCGCTGACGGCGATCCGCGGTCATGCCCATCGTCTCGGCCAAGAGGCGGACGGCGCCGAAAGCCGCGAATCGGCGGCGCTCATCGACCGCAAAATCGGGCAAATGGATCGGCTCATCGACAATTTGCTGTCGTATACGCTGCTGTCCGCCGGCAAATATCCGTACCGTCCGCAGCCGACGGACGTCGTCCGGCTTGCCCGGATGTCCGTGGCCGGCTGGTATCCCGTCTTCGAGCGGGAAGGATTCGAGGTCGACGTCGATCTGCCCGACCGCCCCGTGCTTTGGGAGATCGATCCGGCTTGGCTGGAACGCGTGATTGACAACGTCTTTCAGAACGTGCTGCGGCATGCGAGCGACGGGAAATACGTCGGCCTCCGGCTGCGGGTCGAGTCGAACGACGCGGCGGCGCTCTCGATCGAGGATCGGGGGCCGGGCATGACGGGCGATTCTCCGGGCAAAGGGGCGGGCATCGGACTGTCGATCGCGGAGATGATGCTTCGCGAAATGCGCCTGCAGTGGTCGGTCGACACGGGACCCGGCGGCACAACCGCGATCATCCGGGCCGCAGCGACGGTTTAA
- a CDS encoding response regulator transcription factor, with product MATVLYIEDDKEIGGWVKDHLERAGYRVDWLPSGERAAERVKDSDIVVLDVMLPGLDGFTVGRRLKAEAPSVPILMLSARTDVEDKLTGLQFADDYVTKPFHPDELTARIEVLLRRSDSPSRSELRVGHLRIRPQDNAVTDTRTGEDIVLTGKQYHIFMYLLKHANRILTKEQIYEAVWGEPYLEGDKTVHVHIRYLREKIELDPSAPTIVETIRGIGYRVKL from the coding sequence ATGGCGACGGTGCTGTATATCGAGGATGACAAAGAAATCGGCGGTTGGGTGAAGGATCATTTGGAACGGGCTGGGTATCGGGTCGACTGGCTGCCGTCCGGCGAGCGCGCCGCGGAACGGGTGAAGGACAGCGACATCGTCGTCCTGGACGTCATGCTGCCCGGATTGGACGGGTTTACAGTCGGGCGGCGGCTGAAGGCGGAAGCGCCGAGCGTGCCGATTTTGATGCTGTCCGCCCGCACGGACGTGGAGGATAAGCTGACCGGACTGCAATTCGCAGACGATTACGTGACGAAGCCGTTTCATCCGGACGAGTTGACGGCGCGCATCGAGGTGCTGCTGCGCCGTTCCGATTCGCCGTCGCGCAGCGAGCTCCGCGTCGGGCATTTGCGCATTCGGCCGCAGGACAACGCAGTAACGGATACGCGTACGGGAGAGGACATCGTGCTGACGGGAAAGCAGTATCACATCTTCATGTATTTGCTCAAGCACGCGAACCGCATTTTGACGAAGGAGCAAATATACGAAGCGGTCTGGGGCGAGCCGTACCTCGAAGGCGATAAAACGGTGCATGTCCACATCCGTTATTTGCGGGAGAAGATCGAGCTCGATCCGAGCGCGCCGACGATCGTGGAGACGATACGCGGGATCGGCTATCGGGTGAAGCTGTGA
- a CDS encoding response regulator translates to MATILVVDDAAFMRLMLKDMLERAGHMVVSEAANGLEAVDKYRAHRPDLVIMDLNMPELGGIEALEQIVRYDAKAKIIMCSALGHKHLIVSAVRRGAKDYVLKPFQSERVLGAISRVLNPSISLAE, encoded by the coding sequence ATGGCGACGATTCTGGTCGTTGACGATGCCGCCTTTATGCGATTGATGTTGAAGGATATGCTGGAAAGAGCCGGGCATATGGTCGTGTCGGAAGCGGCCAACGGACTGGAGGCGGTCGATAAATATCGCGCCCATCGTCCCGACCTCGTCATCATGGATCTCAACATGCCGGAGCTCGGCGGGATCGAGGCGTTGGAGCAAATCGTGCGCTACGACGCGAAAGCGAAGATCATCATGTGCTCGGCGCTCGGGCACAAACATTTGATCGTCAGCGCGGTGCGCCGCGGGGCGAAGGATTACGTGCTGAAGCCGTTCCAGAGCGAGCGCGTGCTGGGCGCGATTTCCCGCGTGCTGAATCCATCGATATCCTTGGCCGAATAA